One segment of Micromonospora parathelypteridis DNA contains the following:
- a CDS encoding SigE family RNA polymerase sigma factor: MTDQQNPLSAADRSYVAFVEVAWQRHIRLAMLLSGDRWRAEELLQDSLVKVYERWRRLSRLGDPHAYLRRALVNNHTSSWRRRRRESLFADVPDRATPADVIGPDAVVLRRALMSLTAKQRAVVVLRHYEDLSEREVAQVLGCSLGTVKSQNARALGKLRHLLEESFDPVSR, encoded by the coding sequence GTGACCGACCAACAGAACCCACTTTCCGCGGCGGACCGGTCCTACGTCGCGTTCGTCGAGGTGGCGTGGCAGCGACATATCCGGCTGGCCATGCTGCTCAGCGGCGACCGGTGGCGAGCCGAGGAGCTGCTCCAGGACAGCCTGGTCAAGGTCTACGAGCGGTGGCGGCGGCTGTCCCGGCTCGGTGACCCACACGCCTACCTACGCCGGGCCCTGGTCAACAACCACACGTCCAGTTGGCGGCGGCGTCGACGCGAGAGTCTCTTCGCGGACGTCCCCGACCGGGCCACCCCGGCGGACGTCATCGGCCCGGACGCGGTCGTCCTGCGCCGGGCGCTGATGTCGCTGACGGCGAAGCAGCGAGCGGTGGTGGTGCTCCGCCACTACGAGGACCTGAGCGAGCGCGAGGTCGCCCAGGTGCTGGGTTGTTCGCTCGGCACGGTCAAGAGCCAGAACGCCCGCGCGCTGGGCAAGCTTCGCCACCTCCTTGAAGAATCCTTCGACCCGGTAAGCAGGTGA
- a CDS encoding esterase-like activity of phytase family protein yields the protein MTLRRAFTALTAAGVAAASLTGATPASAGGHHHPGTSLAFDRVATYPVFQNRPAGEDPATATVAEISAVSEDGRTLIHTDALARRIGFLDISRADRPRGLGTLSLAQLGNAEDEPTSVAVVGKYVLVVVNTSSSYTEPSGRLDVIELASRKRVASFDLGGQPDSIAISKDKRYAAIAIENERDEEATPPGGEEGDLPQAPAGFVQIVDLTGKSPAGWRLRPVALTGAGGSALPALVQAGLAAPTDPEPEYVSINSHNQLAVTLQENNGVALIDLPTGRITKVFSAGTATISGIDTVKDGVIDLTGSITDVPREPDAVAWVDDRYLTTANEGDWHGGTRGWSVFDSRTGRVAWDAGNTFERLAVTYGFHNEDRAGKKGTEPEGVAVAEYDGVRYAFVGSERSNFVAVYDLSRPTAPVFKQILPTTNGPEGLLPIPSRGLLAVSSEEDDASVNVRASVSLFQLGKGTPAFPSIVSDTDRAGTPIGWGALGALSAVPGKRDQLYSVTDAAYSQTRILTIDAKRTPAVITGALPVKDAAGVPVGYDAEGIFARPQGGFWLAVEGAKGAENKLVRLDAAGVTRQTVALPAEVAAGLAKQGLEGVTATTDRQGREIVWVAVQRELSTDPAGIVRLGRYDVTAGTWSWFGYQLGATTVPGDWMGLSEITMVGDRLAVIERDKLNGPAATVKRIYTVPLPGAAATGPLTVLPKTLAVDVLPALRATNGWTQEKLEGLTVAGNGEVYAITDNDAVQDATGETVLLRLGSSRKVFGHR from the coding sequence TTGACACTCAGAAGAGCATTCACCGCGCTCACCGCAGCCGGTGTCGCCGCCGCCAGCCTGACCGGGGCCACCCCCGCGTCGGCCGGCGGACACCACCACCCGGGTACGTCGCTCGCCTTCGACCGGGTCGCCACGTACCCGGTGTTCCAGAACCGTCCGGCCGGTGAGGACCCGGCGACCGCGACGGTCGCCGAGATCTCGGCGGTCAGCGAGGACGGCCGCACCCTGATCCACACCGACGCGCTGGCCCGGCGCATCGGTTTCCTGGACATCTCCCGTGCCGACCGGCCGCGCGGCCTCGGCACACTCTCCCTGGCACAGCTCGGCAACGCCGAGGACGAGCCCACCTCGGTCGCCGTGGTCGGCAAATACGTGCTGGTGGTCGTGAACACCAGCAGCAGCTACACCGAGCCGTCCGGTCGGCTCGACGTGATCGAGCTGGCCAGCCGCAAGCGGGTGGCGAGCTTCGACCTCGGTGGTCAGCCCGACTCGATCGCGATCAGCAAGGACAAGCGGTACGCCGCGATCGCCATCGAGAACGAGCGCGACGAGGAGGCCACCCCGCCCGGCGGCGAGGAGGGCGACCTGCCCCAGGCCCCCGCCGGCTTCGTGCAGATCGTCGACCTGACCGGTAAGTCCCCGGCCGGTTGGCGGTTGCGGCCGGTCGCGCTGACCGGCGCCGGCGGGAGCGCGCTGCCCGCCCTGGTCCAGGCCGGTCTCGCCGCGCCGACCGACCCGGAGCCGGAGTACGTCTCGATCAACAGCCACAACCAGTTGGCCGTGACCCTGCAGGAGAACAACGGCGTCGCCCTGATCGACCTGCCCACCGGTCGGATCACCAAGGTGTTCAGCGCCGGCACCGCCACGATCAGCGGGATCGACACCGTGAAGGACGGTGTCATCGACCTGACCGGCAGCATCACCGACGTGCCGCGCGAGCCGGACGCGGTGGCCTGGGTCGACGACCGCTACCTGACCACGGCCAACGAGGGCGACTGGCACGGCGGCACCCGCGGCTGGTCGGTCTTCGACAGTCGCACCGGGCGCGTCGCCTGGGACGCCGGTAACACCTTCGAGCGGCTCGCCGTCACGTACGGCTTCCACAACGAGGACCGGGCCGGCAAGAAGGGCACCGAGCCGGAGGGTGTGGCCGTCGCCGAGTACGACGGCGTGCGGTACGCGTTCGTCGGCTCGGAGCGCAGCAACTTCGTCGCCGTCTACGACCTCAGCCGCCCGACGGCGCCGGTGTTCAAGCAGATCCTGCCGACCACGAACGGGCCGGAAGGGCTGCTGCCCATCCCGTCACGTGGGCTGCTCGCGGTCTCCAGCGAGGAGGACGACGCCTCGGTGAACGTCCGGGCCTCGGTGTCGCTGTTCCAACTCGGCAAGGGCACGCCGGCCTTCCCGAGCATCGTCTCCGACACCGACCGGGCCGGTACGCCGATCGGTTGGGGCGCCCTCGGCGCGCTGAGCGCGGTTCCGGGCAAGCGGGACCAGCTCTACAGCGTCACCGACGCGGCGTACAGCCAGACCCGCATCCTGACCATCGACGCGAAGCGGACCCCCGCCGTGATCACCGGCGCGCTGCCGGTGAAGGACGCGGCCGGCGTGCCGGTCGGGTACGACGCGGAGGGCATCTTCGCCCGCCCGCAGGGTGGCTTCTGGCTCGCCGTCGAGGGTGCCAAGGGTGCGGAGAACAAGCTGGTCCGGCTCGACGCCGCCGGGGTGACCCGGCAGACCGTCGCGCTGCCCGCCGAGGTCGCCGCCGGCCTGGCCAAGCAGGGCCTGGAGGGAGTCACCGCGACCACCGACCGGCAGGGTCGGGAGATCGTCTGGGTGGCCGTGCAGCGGGAACTGAGCACCGACCCGGCCGGGATCGTCCGGCTCGGTCGCTACGACGTCACGGCGGGCACCTGGAGCTGGTTCGGCTACCAGTTGGGCGCCACCACCGTGCCCGGCGACTGGATGGGCCTCTCCGAGATCACCATGGTCGGCGACCGGCTCGCGGTGATCGAGCGGGACAAGCTGAACGGCCCGGCTGCCACGGTCAAGCGGATCTACACGGTGCCGCTGCCGGGTGCCGCGGCGACCGGCCCGCTGACGGTGCTGCCGAAGACCCTCGCGGTCGACGTGCTGCCCGCGCTGCGCGCCACCAACGGCTGGACCCAGGAGAAGTTGGAGGGTCTGACCGTGGCCGGCAACGGCGAGGTGTACGCGATCACCGACAACGACGCGGTCCAGGACGCGACCGGCGAGACCGTGCTCCTGCGCCTCGGCTCCAGCCGGAAGGTCTTCGGACACCGCTGA
- a CDS encoding TIGR03089 family protein, whose protein sequence is MQPTVTADLVAESADAERPLVSYRDEATGERVDLTAQQVGSWAARSASMLRDGCGLGPGSRVAVLLPAHWRTAAVLLGAWASGLAVSVRPRATAGLPVLEPGGDRPFDAVFVTPERQDDWLEDVPDATHRYLVGIGPGRLADVPLGWLDWSAEVLRYGEATPDHSAIHPSDPASADGTTYGQWGALAQEVAAMLDLRAGDRLLVDAAEHEQPLKWLLAPLSAGASVVISANLDPAQRDTIVAAEQITRVL, encoded by the coding sequence ATGCAGCCAACCGTCACGGCCGACCTGGTGGCAGAGTCCGCCGACGCCGAGCGCCCGCTGGTCAGTTACCGCGACGAGGCGACCGGCGAGCGGGTCGACCTGACCGCACAGCAGGTCGGCTCCTGGGCGGCGCGCAGCGCGAGCATGCTGCGGGACGGCTGCGGGCTCGGCCCGGGCAGCCGCGTAGCGGTGTTGTTGCCGGCGCACTGGCGTACCGCAGCGGTGTTGTTGGGCGCGTGGGCATCCGGCCTGGCGGTGTCGGTCCGGCCTCGCGCCACCGCGGGCCTGCCCGTGCTGGAACCGGGCGGCGACCGGCCGTTCGACGCGGTCTTCGTGACGCCGGAACGGCAGGACGACTGGCTGGAGGACGTGCCGGACGCCACGCACCGCTACCTCGTCGGCATCGGCCCCGGGCGACTCGCCGACGTGCCGCTGGGCTGGCTCGACTGGTCCGCCGAGGTGCTCCGCTACGGCGAGGCGACGCCCGACCACTCCGCGATCCACCCGTCGGATCCGGCCAGCGCGGACGGCACGACCTACGGTCAGTGGGGTGCGCTCGCCCAGGAGGTCGCCGCGATGCTGGACCTGCGTGCCGGTGACCGACTGCTGGTCGACGCGGCCGAGCACGAGCAGCCGCTGAAGTGGCTGCTCGCTCCGCTCTCCGCCGGCGCGTCCGTGGTCATCAGCGCCAACCTCGACCCGGCGCAGCGGGACACGATCGTCGCAGCCGAGCAGATCACCCGGGTCCTCTGA
- a CDS encoding carbohydrate-binding protein translates to MTHAPRARRKRTRGLLSAVALVLIAGPATAFGPTLAGAQTVPTSGNAPLINLTDGQNVEGKVPVVVEPVTENDSVTTLAVDGDRIGADKTAGTAHFAFEMGGNGTEARYRNYVTVNTHTAEADRVYLPDIPGGQVGTLDFPGDWLQPGANTVTVHTGANWVDSTTKTAVGYEELPNGEGGRCPNYDDYALSSISLSLLGVVADGEQNLFSYSFGDGTCGTSAKLLNQDLTFVISGEPGSTSGLRTDLDTTKLPNGTHTVSATTQSGAKTSVTVDVNNAPAGAAAVTPGDGARVRGTRPVIAALPNGGKEHVESLAIDDKPAENAETLAAGTATLGLTIEAGNSVEARYQNYALVNGHRVDLGGDYGATGAEDAKIAFPTRFLHLGDNVVEVRTGDYNGTVSGATCANHDDFKLTRAATSLTLSTAGTVAAGTTYLVTTSGTTVTKAETTAASLALGDGTCAANKDAEFHFTIDGAPTTRTVDTLGSGGDAHLKVFVGGNGSDNGYDNTVLINGIPLEIGMWEKEVADLAFPNEWLVPGVNAIEFVAGNDRGSAKPGGCDNFDDFTLRDFQLLPTGAKATQLTRSIAQTTVTIGSGSYPAGSQVTTYIGDGTCGSSYNAVLTKMVLFDVTAQDGSALPALGKRADVDTTTIADGAHTIKAVVGDKTSTRRFTTDNTAPEIESSVPAAGQRLTSTVALNIKVKDATGVAGTPTITLDGAAVKQGDQIGHGLPAGEHTITLTATDALGNTATREVRFSSASIPDVPTELNSTVKGTDPLSAELSARIPGAEGVGLTATFTKADVVLPTEGYQGEAADVPTTLDVQHDKSVDVTSLRPLDGATIDTASSRAVVFQRYDLPLGATKQEPTLRWSGTIDPARIVALRAWNPATKKWVVLTSSRGQTGQDTVLTAQVEAGYRDSGTVHVLVTGEDPFADDLSPHDSSAQNDKDRFEDPASYDFSLAHFTDTQYITEGAAGGTYDDFDGKAEPSDVETVEEQAIWSAAYRDQMQWIADNAASRKIAYAAHTGDVIENDYYDPLATNPDGSLKRPGLHEQVEKELATASGFQKILDDNGVVNQVIAGNHDDQLGAETGPTSRFSRTFSADRYYGTAKSWPKGTEYHAWDEVTKADGSVTPGKDNQNNYLLFSAGGLDFVAVGLSYGVTPAEAKWADSIFKRYKDRNGILLSHDYLKPSANPDGRGADFSAPDGSPLFKQVVETNANVFLVLAGHEHGVGTNLKSKIGVTVSHDVVELLADYQFYTVTAGELWPNQVAADGTIDVNGDGKADHKATDRLQFGASFLRLLQFDVDRAEMHIDTYSPLLKNFGATEYDIRQDGSQTKPRYNGSEDNLTLPVDLTTRKTSFTTDSLAAYVPSGTVGTDEVTSNGVATTTWDKLLPGTSYGWIVSAKSADGGEAVAQPAVFRTAKQVPTMTVTAAPTNWGTAATVTVKVAAGSTPVTGAVELREGTTIRGSATVTNGAATFTLPVGLAGGQHTLTASYPGDEHLTPVEATATLTVNLPAEWSSSTVYNDGDRATYQGRVFRASWYTKNQKPGADPNGAWQEIAMTEDGTSVWTASRVFNAGEFAMYDGKKWRAQWYTRNQKPGDRNGSWEEIAPTPPDNSPAAWTLTKVYNAGDRVSFKGHVYEAKWWTRGQEPGDKNGPWKLIK, encoded by the coding sequence ATGACGCACGCACCACGTGCGCGTAGGAAGCGAACACGCGGACTCCTGTCCGCGGTGGCGCTCGTCCTCATCGCCGGACCGGCGACGGCCTTCGGCCCCACCCTGGCAGGGGCGCAGACGGTCCCGACCAGCGGTAACGCACCGTTGATCAACCTGACCGACGGGCAGAACGTCGAGGGCAAGGTCCCCGTCGTCGTCGAGCCGGTGACGGAGAACGATTCCGTGACCACCCTCGCGGTCGACGGCGACAGGATCGGCGCCGACAAGACCGCCGGCACCGCCCACTTCGCCTTCGAGATGGGTGGCAACGGCACCGAGGCCCGCTACCGCAACTACGTCACCGTCAACACGCACACCGCCGAAGCGGACCGCGTCTACCTCCCGGACATCCCCGGCGGGCAGGTCGGCACCCTCGACTTCCCGGGTGACTGGCTGCAGCCCGGGGCGAACACCGTCACCGTCCACACCGGAGCGAACTGGGTCGACTCGACCACCAAGACCGCCGTCGGCTACGAGGAGTTGCCCAACGGTGAGGGTGGCCGCTGCCCCAACTACGACGACTACGCGCTGAGCAGCATCAGCCTCAGCCTGCTCGGCGTGGTCGCCGACGGCGAGCAGAACCTGTTCAGCTACAGCTTCGGTGACGGCACCTGCGGCACCTCGGCGAAGCTGCTCAACCAGGATCTGACCTTCGTCATCTCCGGCGAGCCGGGCAGCACGTCGGGCCTGCGTACCGACCTCGACACCACCAAGCTCCCCAACGGTACGCACACCGTCAGCGCGACGACCCAGTCGGGCGCGAAGACGTCCGTCACCGTCGACGTCAACAACGCCCCCGCCGGCGCGGCGGCGGTGACCCCCGGAGACGGTGCCCGCGTACGCGGCACCCGCCCGGTGATCGCCGCGCTGCCCAACGGCGGCAAGGAGCACGTCGAGTCGCTCGCCATCGACGACAAGCCCGCCGAGAACGCGGAGACGTTGGCCGCTGGCACCGCCACCCTCGGCCTCACCATCGAGGCCGGCAACTCGGTCGAGGCGCGTTACCAGAACTACGCGCTGGTCAACGGGCACCGGGTCGACCTCGGCGGAGACTACGGCGCCACCGGGGCGGAGGACGCCAAGATCGCGTTCCCGACCCGTTTCCTGCACCTCGGTGACAATGTCGTCGAGGTCCGCACCGGCGACTACAACGGCACCGTGAGCGGTGCGACCTGCGCCAACCACGACGACTTCAAGCTCACCCGGGCGGCGACGAGCCTCACGCTGAGCACCGCGGGTACGGTGGCGGCCGGCACCACGTACCTCGTCACCACCAGCGGCACGACCGTGACGAAGGCGGAGACGACCGCGGCCTCACTGGCGTTGGGCGACGGGACCTGCGCGGCCAACAAGGACGCGGAGTTCCACTTCACCATCGACGGCGCGCCCACGACGCGTACGGTCGACACGCTCGGCAGCGGCGGTGACGCGCACCTGAAGGTGTTCGTCGGCGGCAACGGCAGCGACAACGGCTACGACAACACGGTGCTGATCAACGGCATCCCGTTGGAGATCGGCATGTGGGAGAAGGAGGTCGCCGACCTCGCCTTCCCGAACGAGTGGCTGGTGCCGGGCGTCAACGCCATCGAGTTCGTCGCCGGCAACGACCGCGGCAGCGCCAAGCCGGGTGGCTGCGACAACTTCGACGACTTCACCCTGCGGGACTTCCAGTTGCTGCCGACCGGGGCGAAGGCGACCCAGCTGACCCGCTCGATCGCGCAGACGACCGTCACCATCGGCTCGGGGAGCTACCCGGCCGGTTCCCAGGTGACCACGTACATCGGTGACGGCACCTGTGGCAGCAGCTACAACGCGGTGCTGACCAAGATGGTCCTGTTCGACGTCACCGCGCAGGACGGCTCGGCGTTGCCGGCGCTGGGCAAGCGCGCGGACGTCGACACCACGACGATCGCGGACGGCGCCCACACCATCAAGGCGGTCGTCGGGGACAAGACCTCGACGCGGCGCTTCACCACCGACAACACCGCGCCGGAGATCGAGAGCAGCGTTCCGGCCGCCGGGCAGCGGTTGACCTCGACCGTCGCGCTCAACATCAAGGTCAAGGACGCAACCGGCGTGGCCGGTACGCCGACCATCACGCTGGACGGCGCGGCCGTCAAGCAGGGTGACCAGATCGGCCACGGCCTGCCGGCCGGGGAGCACACCATCACGCTGACGGCGACCGACGCGCTCGGCAACACCGCCACCCGCGAGGTGCGTTTCAGCAGCGCGAGCATCCCGGACGTCCCGACCGAGCTCAACTCGACCGTCAAGGGCACCGACCCGCTCTCGGCGGAACTCTCCGCCCGGATCCCCGGCGCCGAGGGTGTCGGGTTGACCGCCACCTTCACCAAGGCGGACGTGGTCCTGCCGACCGAGGGCTACCAGGGCGAGGCGGCCGACGTGCCGACCACGCTCGACGTCCAGCACGACAAGAGCGTGGACGTCACCTCGCTGCGTCCGCTCGACGGCGCGACGATCGACACCGCGTCCAGCCGCGCGGTGGTCTTCCAGCGGTACGACCTGCCGCTGGGGGCGACCAAGCAGGAGCCGACGCTGCGCTGGTCGGGCACCATCGACCCGGCGCGGATCGTGGCGCTGCGGGCATGGAACCCGGCAACCAAGAAGTGGGTCGTGCTGACCAGTTCGCGGGGGCAGACCGGGCAGGACACCGTCCTGACCGCGCAGGTCGAGGCCGGCTACCGCGACAGCGGGACCGTGCACGTGCTGGTCACGGGTGAGGACCCGTTCGCCGACGACCTGTCCCCGCACGACTCGTCGGCGCAGAACGACAAGGATCGCTTCGAGGACCCTGCCTCGTACGACTTCTCGTTGGCGCACTTCACCGACACCCAGTACATCACCGAGGGTGCGGCCGGCGGCACGTACGACGACTTCGACGGCAAGGCCGAGCCCTCGGACGTCGAGACGGTCGAGGAGCAGGCGATCTGGTCGGCCGCGTACCGCGACCAGATGCAGTGGATCGCCGACAACGCGGCAAGCCGCAAGATCGCGTACGCCGCGCACACCGGTGACGTCATCGAGAACGACTACTACGACCCGCTGGCCACCAACCCGGACGGTTCGCTGAAGCGGCCCGGTCTCCACGAGCAGGTTGAGAAGGAACTGGCGACCGCCTCCGGATTCCAGAAGATCCTCGACGACAACGGCGTCGTCAACCAGGTCATCGCGGGTAACCACGACGACCAGTTGGGTGCCGAGACGGGCCCGACGTCCCGGTTCAGCCGGACCTTCAGCGCCGACCGCTACTACGGGACGGCCAAGTCCTGGCCGAAGGGCACCGAATACCACGCGTGGGACGAGGTGACCAAGGCCGACGGATCCGTAACGCCGGGTAAGGACAACCAGAACAACTACCTGCTCTTCTCCGCCGGTGGTCTGGACTTCGTCGCGGTCGGCCTGTCGTACGGCGTGACGCCGGCGGAGGCCAAGTGGGCGGACTCGATCTTCAAGCGGTACAAGGACCGCAACGGGATCCTGCTCTCCCACGACTACCTGAAGCCGTCGGCCAACCCCGACGGTCGCGGGGCGGACTTCTCCGCGCCGGACGGCTCGCCGCTCTTCAAGCAGGTCGTCGAGACCAACGCGAACGTCTTCCTGGTCCTCGCCGGTCACGAGCACGGCGTCGGCACCAACCTGAAGTCGAAGATCGGCGTCACCGTCAGCCACGACGTCGTCGAGTTGCTCGCCGACTACCAGTTCTACACGGTCACCGCCGGGGAACTCTGGCCGAACCAGGTCGCCGCCGACGGCACCATCGACGTCAACGGTGACGGCAAGGCAGACCACAAGGCCACCGACCGGTTGCAGTTCGGCGCGAGCTTCCTGCGCCTGCTGCAGTTCGACGTGGACCGGGCCGAGATGCACATCGACACGTACTCGCCGCTGCTCAAGAACTTCGGAGCGACCGAGTACGACATCCGCCAGGACGGCAGCCAGACCAAGCCGCGGTACAACGGCTCGGAGGACAACCTGACGCTGCCGGTGGACCTCACCACCCGTAAGACGTCGTTCACGACCGACTCGCTCGCCGCGTACGTGCCGTCGGGCACGGTCGGCACCGACGAGGTCACCTCGAACGGCGTCGCCACGACGACCTGGGACAAGCTCCTGCCGGGCACCTCGTACGGCTGGATCGTCTCCGCGAAGAGCGCCGACGGTGGCGAGGCGGTGGCCCAACCGGCCGTGTTCCGTACCGCCAAGCAGGTCCCGACGATGACCGTCACCGCCGCCCCGACCAACTGGGGCACCGCGGCGACGGTGACCGTGAAGGTCGCGGCCGGCAGCACGCCGGTCACCGGTGCGGTGGAGTTGCGCGAGGGTACGACCATCCGCGGTTCGGCCACGGTGACCAACGGTGCCGCGACGTTCACCCTTCCGGTGGGCCTCGCGGGCGGCCAGCACACGCTGACCGCGTCGTACCCGGGCGATGAGCACCTCACGCCGGTGGAGGCCACCGCCACCCTGACGGTGAACCTGCCGGCGGAGTGGAGTTCGTCGACGGTCTACAACGACGGGGACCGGGCGACCTACCAGGGCAGGGTCTTCCGGGCCTCCTGGTACACGAAGAACCAGAAGCCGGGCGCCGATCCGAACGGCGCGTGGCAGGAAATCGCCATGACCGAGGACGGCACCTCGGTCTGGACCGCGTCGCGTGTCTTCAACGCCGGTGAGTTCGCCATGTACGACGGCAAGAAGTGGCGGGCCCAGTGGTACACCCGCAACCAGAAGCCAGGCGACCGCAACGGTTCCTGGGAGGAGATCGCCCCGACCCCGCCGGACAACAGCCCGGCGGCCTGGACGCTCACGAAGGTGTACAACGCCGGTGACCGGGTGTCCTTCAAGGGTCATGTCTACGAGGCCAAGTGGTGGACCCGCGGCCAGGAGCCGGGTGACAAGAACGGCCCCTGGAAGCTGATCAAGTAA